The following coding sequences are from one Myxococcales bacterium window:
- a CDS encoding tetratricopeptide repeat protein produces MRSVHSVMGRCLGLLLALAALATPAPVFAADSSELLIRQGVELRRRGRDADALPKLQSAYELSRTPRAAAQLGLCEQALKRWSDAEQHLSEALFSESDAWVQRNREVLEDARSTVRQNLVGLELTVTPDSALVSINGALLGRASDVGNVWIAPGPVSVSASLDGYVPTSVERTGHAGEALRVSLELATPVAPPSATETSAQPAEGLAATASAPGRDRDSAGSGSGHWKPYVGWSLVGLGALGLGWGALSYSDREAAAKDFNDDSNGCFVAPGGTITGGSACEALDQDIASATSRMTIGLIGGALLAGGGAALLLFSSNSEPSSTMAAGMGPNCAPSAGLGKAGGSSLGVWCGGRF; encoded by the coding sequence ATGCGCAGTGTGCATAGCGTCATGGGTCGTTGCCTTGGATTGCTCTTGGCTCTTGCTGCGCTGGCGACACCAGCGCCGGTTTTTGCGGCGGACTCGTCCGAGTTGTTGATTCGCCAGGGCGTGGAACTCCGGAGGAGAGGCCGGGATGCCGATGCCTTGCCCAAGCTCCAAAGTGCTTACGAGCTCTCGCGAACACCGCGTGCCGCGGCTCAGCTGGGTCTATGTGAACAAGCCTTGAAGAGGTGGTCCGACGCCGAACAACATCTTTCTGAGGCCTTGTTTTCTGAGTCCGACGCCTGGGTGCAGCGCAACCGTGAAGTGTTGGAGGACGCCCGCAGCACGGTCAGACAGAACCTGGTCGGCCTCGAGCTGACCGTCACGCCCGATTCCGCGCTGGTGTCGATCAACGGAGCCCTCCTCGGGAGGGCTTCCGATGTCGGCAACGTGTGGATTGCGCCGGGACCTGTCAGCGTGAGCGCTTCGCTCGATGGTTACGTGCCGACGTCCGTCGAGCGGACGGGACACGCGGGGGAGGCGTTGCGGGTCTCTCTCGAGCTTGCGACTCCGGTAGCCCCACCCAGTGCGACGGAAACCTCTGCCCAGCCCGCGGAAGGGTTGGCTGCGACGGCTTCCGCTCCTGGGAGAGATCGAGACTCGGCGGGTTCGGGTTCAGGTCACTGGAAGCCCTACGTCGGGTGGAGCCTCGTGGGACTTGGAGCTCTGGGGCTCGGCTGGGGCGCGCTGTCCTACTCGGATCGCGAGGCTGCTGCCAAAGACTTCAACGATGACAGCAACGGCTGCTTCGTGGCACCAGGCGGGACCATCACGGGTGGCAGCGCGTGCGAAGCGCTCGACCAAGACATCGCGAGCGCAACATCCCGAATGACCATCGGCCTCATCGGAGGGGCGCTGCTGGCTGGCGGCGGAGCGGCGTTGTTGCTTTTCAGCTCCAACTCCGAACCCTCCTCCACGATGGCGGCTGGCATGGGCCCCAACTGCGCCCCATCAGCGGGACTTGGCAAAGCGGGCGGATCGTCGCTGGGAGTGTGGTGCGGCGGCCGTTTTTGA